One region of Bos javanicus breed banteng chromosome Y, ARS-OSU_banteng_1.0, whole genome shotgun sequence genomic DNA includes:
- the LOC133243874 gene encoding testis-specific Y-encoded protein 3-like isoform X2, whose translation MESETGPEEGGSTPGSWILVVSPGLHEGGALGPSSPVGAAEAMQAAGGAPGEEAALFWVEAVEEGAAVEEGEVAGLGQEFQLLVLDVMEEVEVVAYEEQEQVSSEEHVHDHPRPGALSDRPALEALAALQLELEPVNQKAQRAHARLKHKTSQRRKVHLEHRSAIIQGIRGFWVEVVSLGVVLVEEFRHPTRHCKITLSFRRNRYFQNEVIVKEYLMKVTGYHASRSTPVQWHQGFEQKAYRRRHHDSSVNFFNWFFDHNFTGSDWIAEIIIRDLWPNPLQYYVRRKAAPRKVPGEREEPDPPSF comes from the exons ATGGAGAGTGAGACGGGGCCAGAGGAAGGCGGCAGCACTCCGGGatcctggatcttagttgtgagCCCGGGTCTTCATGagggaggggccctggggcctTCCAGTCCGGTGGGGGCGGCAGAGGCGATGCAGGCCGCAGGTGGTGCGCCAGGCGAGGAGGCCGCCCTCTTCTGGGTGGAGGCAGTGGAGGAAGGTGCGgctgtggaggagggagaggtggcGGGACTCGGGCAGGAGTTCCAGCTGCTGGTGTTGGACGtcatggaggaggtggaggtggtggcaTACGAGGAGCAGGAGCAGGTGTCCTCGGAGGAGCATGTCCACGACCATCCAAGGCCCGGAGCCCTGAGTGACCGGCCTGCACTGGAGGCGCTGGCGGCCCTGCAGCTGGAGCTGGAGCCCGTGAATCAGAAAGCCCAAAGGGCGCATGCTCGCCTGAAACATAAGACCAGTCAGCGGCGGAAGGTGCATCTAGAACACAGAAGCGCCATCATCCAGGGCATCCGTGGCTTCTGGGTCGAAGTTGTATCCCTTGGTGTGGTGCTT GTGGAGGAATTCAGGCATCCCACTCGTCACTGCAAGATCACATTGTCCTTTCGGAGGAATAGGTATTTCCAGAATGAAGTGATTGTCAAGGAGTACCTGATGAAGGTCACTG GATACCACGCATCTCGTTCCACTCCAGTTCAGTGGCACCAGGGCTTTGAACAGAAGGCATACAGGCGCAGGCACCACGACAGCAGCGTTAACTTCTTCAACTGGTTCTTTGACCACAATTTCACAGGATCTGACTGGATTGCTGAG ATCATCATAAGGGATCTGTGGCCCAATCCTTTGCAGTACTATGTGAGGAGGAAGGCTGCACCACGAAAGGTACCAGGAGAACGAGAG GAACCCGATCCCCCCAGCTTTTGA
- the LOC133243874 gene encoding testis-specific Y-encoded protein 3-like isoform X1: MESETGPEEGGSTPGSWILVVSPGLHEGGALGPSSPVGAAEAMQAAGGAPGEEAALFWVEAVEEGAAVEEGEVAGLGQEFQLLVLDVMEEVEVVAYEEQEQVSSEEHVHDHPRPGALSDRPALEALAALQLELEPVNQKAQRAHARLKHKTSQRRKVHLEHRSAIIQGIRGFWVEVFMNHPQMSVLMSKQDADMLHFMTNLEVEEFRHPTRHCKITLSFRRNRYFQNEVIVKEYLMKVTGYHASRSTPVQWHQGFEQKAYRRRHHDSSVNFFNWFFDHNFTGSDWIAEIIIRDLWPNPLQYYVRRKAAPRKVPGEREEPDPPSF; encoded by the exons ATGGAGAGTGAGACGGGGCCAGAGGAAGGCGGCAGCACTCCGGGatcctggatcttagttgtgagCCCGGGTCTTCATGagggaggggccctggggcctTCCAGTCCGGTGGGGGCGGCAGAGGCGATGCAGGCCGCAGGTGGTGCGCCAGGCGAGGAGGCCGCCCTCTTCTGGGTGGAGGCAGTGGAGGAAGGTGCGgctgtggaggagggagaggtggcGGGACTCGGGCAGGAGTTCCAGCTGCTGGTGTTGGACGtcatggaggaggtggaggtggtggcaTACGAGGAGCAGGAGCAGGTGTCCTCGGAGGAGCATGTCCACGACCATCCAAGGCCCGGAGCCCTGAGTGACCGGCCTGCACTGGAGGCGCTGGCGGCCCTGCAGCTGGAGCTGGAGCCCGTGAATCAGAAAGCCCAAAGGGCGCATGCTCGCCTGAAACATAAGACCAGTCAGCGGCGGAAGGTGCATCTAGAACACAGAAGCGCCATCATCCAGGGCATCCGTGGCTTCTGGGTCGAAGTT TTTATGAACCACCCCCAAATGTCAGTTTTGATGAGCAAGCAAGATGCAGACATGCTTCACTTCATGACCAACTTGGAG GTGGAGGAATTCAGGCATCCCACTCGTCACTGCAAGATCACATTGTCCTTTCGGAGGAATAGGTATTTCCAGAATGAAGTGATTGTCAAGGAGTACCTGATGAAGGTCACTG GATACCACGCATCTCGTTCCACTCCAGTTCAGTGGCACCAGGGCTTTGAACAGAAGGCATACAGGCGCAGGCACCACGACAGCAGCGTTAACTTCTTCAACTGGTTCTTTGACCACAATTTCACAGGATCTGACTGGATTGCTGAG ATCATCATAAGGGATCTGTGGCCCAATCCTTTGCAGTACTATGTGAGGAGGAAGGCTGCACCACGAAAGGTACCAGGAGAACGAGAG GAACCCGATCCCCCCAGCTTTTGA